The Halarchaeum grantii genome contains a region encoding:
- a CDS encoding digeranylgeranylglycerophospholipid reductase yields the protein MTDHFDVVIAGAGPAGAQCARDLAERDYDVLVLETENEDDFPRQSNKSTAGTFPSMMGAFGVPDDVVMNFTDSVVIESPNDHFAQTQPGAVLEFGDFKRFLVRDGREAGAEYRFDSRATAPITENGSVVGVRYNGDEEVRADVVVDATGPAAPLAKQLGVVDLERENQAIGIEWEMEGVEVDHPDYADLTDAMMLRLDHDLAPGGYSWIFHTGGDTAKVGLCYIQNEKYHSNKEGLSIDGFLEKWLDNDPRFADAEKIAGKQHRGSAHIQPPGSLSTDGFMAIGDTVPSIDPLWGEGIHKGMKSARAAAVTADRCLTGGTDTSAEEMAIYDELWHRDVAPDAGVRLLMTHLLYYAPNERYDRLMRDINTMDLDTLANVNNGSPRAIAKLLHREDLSLLRDFVRDDTEIVKVGLKDVIPFL from the coding sequence ATGACTGACCACTTCGACGTGGTTATCGCCGGGGCAGGTCCCGCCGGCGCGCAGTGCGCCCGGGACCTCGCTGAACGCGACTACGACGTCCTCGTCTTGGAGACGGAGAACGAGGACGACTTCCCGCGCCAGAGCAACAAGTCCACCGCCGGGACCTTCCCCTCGATGATGGGCGCGTTCGGCGTCCCCGACGACGTCGTGATGAACTTCACGGACAGCGTCGTCATCGAGTCGCCCAACGACCACTTCGCGCAGACGCAGCCGGGCGCCGTCCTCGAGTTCGGGGACTTCAAGCGCTTCCTCGTGCGCGACGGGCGCGAGGCGGGTGCGGAGTACCGCTTCGACTCGCGCGCGACCGCGCCCATCACGGAGAACGGCAGCGTGGTCGGCGTCCGCTACAACGGCGACGAGGAGGTTCGCGCGGACGTCGTCGTGGACGCGACGGGGCCGGCGGCGCCGCTCGCGAAGCAACTCGGCGTCGTCGACCTCGAGCGCGAGAACCAGGCCATCGGCATCGAGTGGGAGATGGAGGGCGTCGAGGTGGACCACCCCGACTACGCGGACCTGACGGACGCGATGATGCTCCGCCTCGACCACGACCTCGCCCCCGGTGGCTACTCGTGGATCTTCCACACGGGCGGCGACACCGCGAAGGTCGGTCTCTGCTACATCCAGAACGAGAAGTACCACTCGAACAAGGAGGGCCTCAGCATCGACGGCTTCCTCGAGAAGTGGCTGGACAACGACCCCCGCTTCGCGGACGCGGAGAAAATCGCGGGCAAGCAGCACCGGGGGAGCGCACACATCCAGCCGCCGGGGAGCCTCTCGACGGACGGTTTCATGGCCATCGGCGACACCGTCCCCTCCATCGACCCGCTCTGGGGCGAGGGCATCCACAAGGGCATGAAGTCCGCGCGCGCCGCCGCCGTCACCGCCGACCGCTGTCTCACCGGGGGGACGGACACGTCCGCCGAGGAGATGGCGATCTACGACGAGCTCTGGCATCGCGACGTCGCGCCGGACGCGGGCGTCCGCCTCCTCATGACGCACCTGCTCTACTACGCGCCGAACGAGCGCTACGATCGGCTCATGCGCGACATCAACACGATGGACCTCGACACGCTCGCGAACGTGAACAACGGGAGCCCGCGCGCCATCGCGAAGCTCCTTCACCGCGAGGACCTCTCGCTCCTCCGGGACTTCGTGCGCGACGACACGGAAATCGTGAAGGTCGGCCTGAAAGACGTCATCCCCTTCCTCTAG
- a CDS encoding pyridoxal phosphate-dependent aminotransferase: protein MNYEEPLFFTVMQYAEAAERDVVDMVSGNPDWGAPDGVGEGLHDYAETGGEAFQYPPSDGLRELRERIATRRGVDTERVVVTNGGAMANTLGMARALERRSGDEVLLTDPVYPYYPGKAEMLDGTTRFVPVDEEGALDPADVRAAASDETACIVVNTPNNPTGRVYREETLRELAAVAEAHDALLVSDEVYDHFDFTGEFTSALAIDSEHVVVTNSFSKTYAITGFRVGYAILPKRDAPAARTRNMLTNVATSRPAQAAVLHALKTTDADYHEANRERLRERVDSFTAALDEAGAEYSTPEGAFYVLAKFPDYPGTMANVKRLVDEAGVAGMPGEAFGDARSEWLRFALVTPRVDAAAERLAEFF, encoded by the coding sequence GTGAACTACGAGGAGCCGCTGTTCTTCACGGTGATGCAGTACGCGGAGGCGGCGGAGCGCGACGTCGTCGACATGGTCTCGGGGAACCCGGACTGGGGCGCGCCCGACGGCGTCGGCGAGGGCCTCCACGACTACGCGGAGACGGGCGGCGAGGCGTTCCAGTACCCGCCGAGCGACGGCCTCCGGGAGCTCCGCGAGCGCATCGCGACGCGGCGCGGCGTCGACACCGAGCGCGTCGTCGTGACGAACGGCGGCGCGATGGCGAACACGCTCGGGATGGCGCGCGCGCTCGAACGCAGGTCGGGCGACGAGGTGCTCCTGACGGACCCCGTCTACCCTTACTACCCGGGGAAGGCAGAGATGCTCGACGGGACGACGCGCTTCGTCCCCGTGGACGAGGAGGGCGCGCTCGATCCAGCGGACGTCCGCGCGGCGGCGAGCGACGAGACCGCGTGCATCGTCGTGAACACGCCGAACAACCCGACCGGCCGCGTCTATCGGGAGGAGACGCTGCGCGAACTCGCCGCGGTCGCCGAGGCGCACGACGCGCTCCTCGTCAGCGACGAGGTGTACGACCACTTCGACTTCACCGGCGAGTTCACGTCGGCGCTCGCCATCGACTCCGAGCACGTCGTCGTCACCAACTCCTTCTCGAAGACGTACGCCATCACGGGCTTTCGCGTCGGCTACGCGATCCTCCCGAAGCGCGACGCGCCGGCGGCGCGCACCCGGAACATGCTGACGAACGTCGCGACGAGTCGCCCCGCGCAGGCCGCCGTCCTGCACGCCTTGAAGACGACGGACGCCGACTACCACGAGGCGAACCGCGAGCGCCTCCGCGAGCGCGTCGACTCCTTTACGGCCGCCCTCGACGAGGCCGGCGCGGAGTACTCGACGCCCGAGGGCGCCTTCTACGTGCTCGCGAAGTTCCCCGACTACCCGGGGACGATGGCGAACGTGAAACGCCTCGTCGACGAGGCCGGCGTCGCGGGGATGCCCGGCGAGGCGTTCGGCGACGCCCGCAGCGAGTGGCTCCGCTTCGCGCTCGTCACACCGCGCGTCGACGCCGCCGCCGAGCGCCTCGCCGAGTTCTTCTAA
- a CDS encoding ArsA family ATPase encodes MSELEVEAVEDVEAAGVAPDTAEYVLYGGKGGVGKTTMAAATGLASAHEGTPTLVVSTDPAHSLSDTYETDVPSQPGRLREDVPLWGVEIDPDEAMERASALGFGGEDGAAGGPMGGLGELMGGDEGAANPFGGPMPGADEAAAMQLLIEYLDDERFERVVVDTAPTGHTLRLLELPELMDSMMGRMLQFREKMSGMMGSLTGMFGGDDEADAMGADGMEEVRERVERLRAVLTDPARTDFRIVTVPEEMSVMEAKRLRARLEEFGIPVSTVVVNKVMEPLVDVVPDIPDETFVSPNLDACEFCQRRWDVQQDALAEAQELFRGHDVKRVPLLAEEVRGESALRVVGACLS; translated from the coding sequence ATGAGCGAACTCGAAGTCGAGGCGGTCGAGGACGTCGAGGCGGCGGGCGTCGCACCGGACACGGCGGAGTACGTCCTCTACGGCGGGAAGGGCGGCGTCGGGAAGACGACGATGGCGGCGGCGACGGGACTGGCGAGCGCCCACGAGGGGACGCCGACGCTCGTCGTCTCGACGGACCCCGCGCACAGCCTCTCCGATACGTACGAGACGGACGTGCCGAGCCAGCCCGGGCGGCTCCGCGAGGACGTCCCGCTCTGGGGCGTCGAGATCGACCCGGACGAGGCGATGGAGCGCGCGAGCGCGCTCGGGTTCGGTGGCGAGGACGGCGCGGCGGGCGGACCGATGGGCGGCCTCGGCGAGCTTATGGGTGGAGACGAGGGCGCGGCGAACCCGTTCGGTGGGCCGATGCCGGGCGCGGACGAGGCGGCGGCGATGCAGCTCCTCATCGAGTACCTCGACGACGAGCGCTTCGAGCGCGTCGTCGTCGACACCGCGCCGACGGGGCACACGCTCCGCCTCCTCGAACTCCCGGAGCTCATGGACTCGATGATGGGGCGGATGCTGCAGTTCCGCGAGAAGATGAGCGGGATGATGGGCTCGCTCACTGGGATGTTCGGCGGCGACGACGAAGCGGACGCGATGGGGGCGGACGGCATGGAGGAGGTCCGCGAGCGCGTGGAGCGCCTGCGCGCGGTGCTCACCGACCCCGCGCGGACGGACTTCCGCATCGTCACGGTGCCCGAGGAGATGAGCGTCATGGAGGCCAAGCGCCTTCGCGCGCGCCTCGAGGAGTTCGGGATTCCCGTGAGCACCGTCGTCGTGAACAAGGTGATGGAGCCGCTCGTCGACGTCGTGCCCGACATCCCCGACGAGACGTTCGTCTCGCCGAACCTCGACGCGTGCGAGTTCTGCCAGCGCCGCTGGGACGTCCAGCAGGACGCGCTCGCGGAGGCCCAAGAGCTCTTTCGCGGCCACGACGTGAAGCGCGTCCCCCTGCTCGCCGAGGAGGTGCGCGGCGAGAGCGCGCTGCGCGTCGTCGGCGCGTGTCTGAGCTGA
- a CDS encoding inorganic phosphate transporter produces the protein MITLLAAVGILVAVFVGFNIGGSSTGVAFGPSVGSRLVRKPTAAALFTVFALVGAWTVGRTVIETMSGGIVPAVQFTPVASVGVLFFTGASLLVSNLYGVPASTSMTAVGAIVGLGLATGTLNEALMFTIVSAWIVAPLVAFAVGALVGRYLYPHLDRRIAFTRFDSHLIRVERTGGVPRLRFNDDASLRDIGGSLAVVAIACYMAFSAGASNAANAVAPLVAAGGPLTVDQGVLLAVFAFSLGGFTIARRTLETVGDDITELPILAALVVSVVGATIITGLSALGIPASLAVSTTCCIIGLGWGRASRAATVAELAAPTPRGEPDIEITTGALAASRDADVPTSATVGDIASGEATVEPPAESVPDVPDIGEADPAELDRDGLFDPNAAKRIVFLWVLTPTLAVLGSYPLFRFVL, from the coding sequence GTGATAACGCTCCTCGCCGCTGTCGGCATCCTCGTCGCGGTCTTCGTCGGGTTCAACATCGGCGGTTCCTCGACGGGCGTCGCGTTCGGGCCGTCCGTCGGCAGCCGCCTCGTTCGCAAACCGACCGCGGCGGCGCTGTTCACGGTGTTCGCGCTCGTGGGCGCGTGGACGGTGGGGCGGACCGTCATCGAGACGATGAGCGGCGGCATCGTGCCGGCCGTGCAGTTCACGCCCGTCGCGAGCGTCGGCGTCCTCTTCTTCACCGGCGCGTCGCTGCTCGTCTCGAACCTCTACGGCGTCCCCGCCTCCACGTCGATGACGGCGGTCGGCGCCATCGTCGGTCTCGGCCTCGCCACGGGAACGCTCAACGAGGCGCTGATGTTCACCATCGTCTCGGCGTGGATCGTCGCGCCGCTCGTGGCGTTCGCCGTCGGCGCGCTCGTCGGCCGCTACCTCTACCCCCACCTCGACCGGCGCATCGCCTTCACCCGCTTCGACTCGCACCTGATACGCGTCGAGCGGACGGGGGGCGTCCCCCGACTGCGGTTCAACGACGACGCGTCGCTGCGCGACATCGGCGGGTCGCTCGCCGTCGTGGCCATCGCGTGCTACATGGCGTTCTCGGCGGGCGCCTCGAACGCCGCGAACGCCGTCGCGCCGCTCGTCGCCGCGGGCGGTCCGCTGACCGTCGACCAAGGCGTGCTCCTCGCGGTCTTCGCGTTCAGTCTCGGCGGGTTCACCATCGCGCGCCGGACGCTCGAGACGGTCGGCGACGACATCACCGAACTCCCGATACTGGCGGCGCTCGTCGTCTCCGTCGTCGGCGCGACCATCATCACCGGGCTGTCGGCGCTGGGCATCCCGGCGAGTCTGGCGGTGAGCACCACCTGCTGCATCATCGGCCTCGGGTGGGGTCGCGCGAGTCGGGCGGCGACCGTCGCCGAGCTCGCGGCGCCCACGCCCCGAGGCGAGCCCGACATCGAGATAACGACCGGCGCGCTCGCCGCCTCGCGCGACGCGGACGTCCCGACGAGCGCGACGGTCGGCGACATCGCGAGCGGCGAGGCGACGGTGGAGCCGCCCGCCGAGTCGGTGCCCGACGTCCCGGACATCGGAGAGGCGGACCCCGCGGAGCTGGACCGCGACGGGCTCTTCGATCCGAACGCGGCCAAGCGAATCGTGTTCCTGTGGGTTCTCACGCCGACGCTCGCCGTCCTCGGTTCCTACCCGCTGTTCCGCTTCGTGCTCTGA